From Bacillus rossius redtenbacheri isolate Brsri chromosome 16, Brsri_v3, whole genome shotgun sequence, a single genomic window includes:
- the LOC134539865 gene encoding receptor expression-enhancing protein 5-like isoform X1: MSELFVWKDKFSRGLRDKQHPWTPIFDILENKTGVDRVYLCIGIMGFFLLYMLFGYAAQLMCNIFGFVYPAYASIKALETLKKEDDTKWLTYWVVFAFFSIIEFFSGFILHWFPFYWLLKSMFHLWCFVPIENNGSQIIYQRIIRPWFLGQLDRTVTEFKDAAAKAAADAAAAAMTSALLSDRKQE; this comes from the exons ATGTCTGAATTGTTTGTTTGGAAGGATAAATTCAGCCGAGGACTTCGGGATAAACAACATCCCTGGACTCCTATTTTTgatattttggaaaacaaaaCAGGTGTTGACCGCGTTTATCTATGTATAG gcatcaTGGGATTTTTCCTGTTGTACATGTTGTTTGGCTATGCCGCACAGCTGATGTGCAACATCTTCGGATTCGTGTACCCAGCCTACGCGTCGATCAAGGCTCTGGAGACGCTGAAGAAGGAGGATGACACCAAGTGGCTCACGTACTGGGTTGTCTTTGCCTTCTTCTCCATCATCGAGTTTTTCTCGGGCTTCATCCTCCACTGGTTTCCCTTCTACTGGTTGCTTAAG TCCATGTTCCACTTGTGGTGCTTCGTGCCCATTGAAAATAACGGGTCTCAAATCATCTACCAGCGGATAATCCGACCCTGGTTTCTGGGGCAGTTGGATAGAACGGTTACCGAGTTCAAAGATGCAG CCGCAAAAGCAGCTGCAGATGCTGCGGCTGCAGCCATGACCTCCGCCCTTCTCTCCGACAGGAAACAGGAGTGA
- the LOC134540482 gene encoding bis(5'-nucleosyl)-tetraphosphatase [asymmetrical]: MASTVNKVKAAGFVIFRRINGEIQYLLLQTSYGIHHWTPPKGHLDPGESSLEAAVRETEEEAGLKKSDFKVTDFEKTLEYEAHGKPKSVTYWLAELTNPNAAVKLSHEHRAYDWFPLEKACEVSKFEDSQQLLRACHAFLTAQSGCASR; the protein is encoded by the exons ATGGCGTCTACTGTAAATAAAGTCAAAGCCGCTGGTTTTGTAATATTTAGGCGAATAAATGGGGAAATACAATATTTGCTCTTGCAAACCTCTTATGGTATACATCATTGGACGCCGCCTAAAG GCCATCTTGACCCCGGGGAGTCGTCCTTGGAAGCTGCAGTCCGGGAAACGGAAGAAGAAGCAGGCCTGAAAAAATCTGATTTCAAAGTAACTGACTTTGAGAAGACTTTGGAA TACGAAGCGCACGGAAAACCCAAGAGCGTCACCTACTGGCTGGCCGAGCTGACGAACCCAAACGCGGCTGTGAAGTTGTCGCACGAGCATCGGGCGTACGACTGGTTCCCGCTGGAAAAGGCGTGCGAAGTGTCGAAGTTCGAAGATTCCCAGCAGTTGTTGAGGGCATGCCACGCGTTCCTCACAGCGCAAAGTGGCTGTGCTTCACGTTAA
- the LOC134539865 gene encoding receptor expression-enhancing protein 5-like isoform X2: protein MSGETGSSAWSVTLTCIMGFFLLYMLFGYAAQLMCNIFGFVYPAYASIKALETLKKEDDTKWLTYWVVFAFFSIIEFFSGFILHWFPFYWLLKSMFHLWCFVPIENNGSQIIYQRIIRPWFLGQLDRTVTEFKDAAAKAAADAAAAAMTSALLSDRKQE, encoded by the exons ATGTCTGGAGAGACGGGTAGCTCTGCGTGGAGTGTCACACTTACAT gcatcaTGGGATTTTTCCTGTTGTACATGTTGTTTGGCTATGCCGCACAGCTGATGTGCAACATCTTCGGATTCGTGTACCCAGCCTACGCGTCGATCAAGGCTCTGGAGACGCTGAAGAAGGAGGATGACACCAAGTGGCTCACGTACTGGGTTGTCTTTGCCTTCTTCTCCATCATCGAGTTTTTCTCGGGCTTCATCCTCCACTGGTTTCCCTTCTACTGGTTGCTTAAG TCCATGTTCCACTTGTGGTGCTTCGTGCCCATTGAAAATAACGGGTCTCAAATCATCTACCAGCGGATAATCCGACCCTGGTTTCTGGGGCAGTTGGATAGAACGGTTACCGAGTTCAAAGATGCAG CCGCAAAAGCAGCTGCAGATGCTGCGGCTGCAGCCATGACCTCCGCCCTTCTCTCCGACAGGAAACAGGAGTGA